One genomic segment of Burkholderia pyrrocinia includes these proteins:
- the pyrC gene encoding dihydroorotase has protein sequence MTASNASSPATLSLARPDDWHLHLRDGDMLAAVLPHTARQFGRAIVMPNLKPPVTTTAQAQGYRERILAALPAGMAFEPLMTLYLTDNTPPDEIRRARESGFVHGVKLYPAGATTNSDHGVTDLAKCAKTLEAMQETGMPLLVHGEVTDASIDLFDREKVFIDRVMTPLRRDFPGLKVVFEHITTKDAADYVRDADAAPGLLGATITAHHLLYNRNALFVGGIRPHYYCLPVLKRETHRVALVEAATSGNPRFFLGTDSAPHARDAKETACGCAGCYTALHALELYAEAFDHAGALDKLEGFASFFGADFYGLPRSAETVTLRREAWELPHEIFAGDTPVVPLRGGETIGWKLA, from the coding sequence ATGACTGCCTCGAACGCTTCCTCCCCGGCGACGCTTTCGCTCGCCCGTCCCGACGACTGGCACCTGCACCTGCGAGACGGCGACATGCTGGCCGCCGTGCTGCCGCACACCGCGCGCCAGTTCGGCCGCGCGATCGTCATGCCGAACCTGAAGCCGCCGGTCACGACCACCGCACAGGCGCAGGGCTATCGCGAGCGTATCCTCGCCGCGCTGCCGGCCGGGATGGCGTTCGAACCGCTGATGACGCTGTACCTGACCGACAACACGCCGCCCGACGAGATCCGCCGCGCGCGCGAAAGCGGCTTCGTGCACGGCGTGAAGCTGTATCCGGCAGGCGCAACGACGAATTCCGACCACGGTGTCACCGATCTCGCGAAATGCGCGAAGACGCTCGAGGCGATGCAGGAAACCGGCATGCCGCTGCTCGTGCACGGCGAGGTGACCGATGCGTCGATCGACCTGTTCGACCGCGAGAAGGTCTTCATCGACCGCGTGATGACGCCGCTGCGCCGCGATTTCCCGGGCCTGAAGGTCGTGTTCGAGCACATCACGACGAAGGATGCTGCCGACTACGTGCGCGACGCCGACGCGGCGCCGGGCCTGCTCGGCGCGACGATCACCGCGCATCACCTGCTGTACAACCGCAACGCGCTGTTCGTCGGCGGAATTCGCCCGCATTACTACTGCCTGCCGGTGCTGAAGCGCGAGACGCATCGCGTCGCGCTGGTCGAGGCCGCGACGTCGGGCAACCCGCGCTTCTTCCTCGGTACCGACAGTGCGCCGCATGCGCGCGACGCGAAGGAAACCGCGTGCGGCTGCGCAGGCTGCTACACGGCGCTGCATGCGCTCGAACTGTATGCGGAAGCGTTCGACCACGCCGGCGCGCTCGACAAGCTGGAAGGCTTCGCGAGCTTCTTCGGCGCCGATTTCTACGGGCTGCCGCGCAGCGCCGAGACGGTCACGCTGCGCCGCGAGGCGTGGGAACTGCCGCACGAGATCTTCGCGGGCGACACGCCGGTCGTGCCGCTGCGCGGCGGCGAGACGATCGGCTGGAAACTCGCGTAA
- a CDS encoding class II glutamine amidotransferase: MCQLLGMNCAAPTDVTFSFTGFAARGGLTDHHADGWGIAFFEDKACRLFIDHQASATSPIAEMVKRYPIKSKNTIAHIRKATQGHILLENSHPFMRELWGRHWIFAHNGDLQDYAPNMDGSVYHPVGTTDSEQAFCVLMQGLREAFPGAQPPLPELFERVGELTRGITDHGVFNFLMSNGQALFAHCSTRLHYLVRRWPFSTAHLVDEDLSIDFAKYTTPEDRVAVIATQPLTDNEVWTAFEPGELIMFQCGDVAARMQIPVPERVLEKLRNPALDASASAPRAAREALATAADVDSDDAIDF; this comes from the coding sequence ATGTGCCAACTCCTAGGAATGAACTGCGCCGCGCCGACGGACGTCACATTCTCCTTCACAGGTTTCGCGGCCCGGGGCGGGCTCACCGATCACCATGCCGACGGCTGGGGCATCGCCTTCTTCGAAGACAAGGCCTGCCGCCTGTTCATCGATCACCAGGCATCGGCCACCTCGCCGATCGCCGAGATGGTGAAGCGCTACCCGATCAAGTCCAAGAACACGATCGCGCACATCCGCAAGGCGACGCAAGGCCACATCCTGCTCGAGAACAGCCATCCGTTCATGCGCGAGCTGTGGGGCCGGCACTGGATCTTCGCGCATAACGGCGACCTGCAGGACTATGCGCCGAACATGGACGGCAGCGTCTACCACCCGGTCGGCACGACCGACAGCGAACAGGCGTTCTGCGTGCTGATGCAGGGGCTGCGCGAGGCATTTCCCGGTGCGCAGCCGCCGCTGCCCGAACTGTTCGAGCGCGTCGGCGAGCTGACGCGCGGCATCACCGATCACGGCGTGTTCAACTTCCTGATGTCGAACGGCCAGGCGCTCTTCGCGCACTGCTCGACGCGGCTGCACTATCTCGTGCGGCGCTGGCCGTTCTCGACCGCGCATCTCGTCGACGAGGACCTGTCGATCGACTTCGCGAAATACACGACGCCCGAGGATCGCGTCGCGGTGATCGCGACGCAGCCGCTCACCGACAACGAGGTCTGGACCGCGTTCGAGCCGGGCGAGCTGATCATGTTCCAGTGCGGCGACGTCGCCGCACGGATGCAGATCCCGGTGCCCGAGCGCGTGCTCGAGAAGCTGCGCAATCCGGCGCTCGACGCGTCGGCCTCGGCGCCGCGCGCTGCTCGCGAAGCGCTCGCCACCGCCGCCGACGTCGATTCCGACGACGCGATCGACTTCTGA
- a CDS encoding DUF3025 domain-containing protein, producing METRVTGAPPREAGHAAGSGSADFARIDWSAPWLAQYAEPGRAAQAAARAGDAALRDALNGALRDGGRVSGRGRPLRFVPQAELRPGVAYEAHIADTGGVPTRHNLHDFFNALVWFAYPRIKAALNARQAAAIDAAGGVGPVRGTLRDALTLFDENAALFMTADRALADALRGFDWPRLLVAARAAWGTRCEARLVGHALLEKLVAPYKSCTAHTWIVEVSADYFSWPDAQRIAHVDARVAAELATRELTSRDFSPLPVLGVPGWCDANADAAFYDDPAVFRSGRRTRTAGGGAQC from the coding sequence CTGGAAACTCGCGTAACCGGCGCGCCGCCGCGCGAAGCCGGCCACGCGGCCGGCAGCGGGTCGGCGGATTTCGCGCGGATCGACTGGTCCGCGCCGTGGCTTGCGCAGTACGCAGAGCCGGGTCGCGCCGCGCAGGCGGCCGCACGGGCGGGCGATGCCGCGCTGCGCGACGCGCTGAACGGCGCATTGCGTGACGGCGGGCGCGTCAGCGGTCGCGGCAGGCCGCTGCGGTTCGTGCCGCAGGCCGAGCTGCGGCCCGGTGTCGCGTATGAGGCCCATATCGCCGACACCGGCGGCGTGCCGACTCGCCACAATCTTCACGACTTCTTCAATGCGCTCGTCTGGTTCGCGTATCCGCGCATCAAGGCCGCGTTGAACGCGCGCCAGGCCGCCGCGATCGACGCGGCGGGCGGCGTCGGGCCCGTGCGCGGCACGCTGCGCGATGCGCTCACGCTGTTCGACGAGAATGCCGCGCTGTTCATGACCGCCGACCGTGCGCTCGCCGATGCACTGCGCGGCTTCGACTGGCCGCGGCTGCTGGTCGCCGCGCGCGCTGCGTGGGGCACGCGCTGCGAAGCGCGGCTCGTCGGCCATGCGCTGCTCGAGAAGCTCGTCGCGCCTTACAAGTCCTGCACCGCGCACACGTGGATCGTCGAAGTGAGCGCCGACTATTTTTCGTGGCCCGACGCGCAACGCATCGCGCATGTCGATGCGCGTGTCGCCGCCGAACTTGCGACGCGCGAGTTGACGAGCCGCGATTTCTCGCCGCTGCCGGTGCTCGGCGTGCCGGGCTGGTGCGACGCGAATGCCGACGCCGCGTTCTACGACGATCCGGCGGTATTTCGCAGCGGCCGCCGCACGCGCACAGCCGGCGGCGGCGCGCAGTGCTAG